A region from the Prochlorococcus marinus XMU1408 genome encodes:
- a CDS encoding AAA family ATPase — MANDLFAFNGEQLTHKNAPLADRLRPQTLEDFVGQDHILAEGRLLRRSIVADQVGNLLLYGPPGVGKTTLARIIAYNTLSHFSVVNAALAGIKDLRSEIDSARDRLNKFSKRSILFIDEVHRFNTAQQDALLPWVENGTLTLIGATTENPYFEVNKALVSRSRLFRLHSLNSNALHKLLQKALKNKERGYGLKVINMSSEAEDHLVDVSNGDARVLLNALELAVESTAAKTDGSINIDLKIAEDSIQERAILYDKEGDAHFDTISAFIKSIRGSDPDAALFWLARMLEAGENPRFIFRRMLIAAGEDIGLADPNAIVIVESCAAAFDRIGLPEGIFPLAQATLYLASTEKSNSLMGVFKAVQKIRDSQQQNVPIHLKDSNRDKEAFGDGIGYRYPHSFSRNWVPQQYLPDSLLNEIFWEPTKNGWEGERRSLLNERRSEQLASIVEVEQQNPLTISSRGIDQDLEKWLFRQELKEEERLKNLMTKLWSDINWKKNHRVLVLTPSSLLWSLKPLRETLEGGVVLAATEDNYPRLLEELEVLDPMSRPILIDSKVESIKELDVNLKFEVIGGRLPWKAFSEKNFSKLWPIITEKSVVNAELSLIITNPCSGPAFSLKESLEVDSNNENTDFSLLNTLITKEEKWLNNQERKNKFMLQLETLGWNIICEEWTEFITLKVDTLIIRRWLDPGSDYRAIILKNCQEDSLIYLKNLFHKLEGKIIRQKLLHTKISAKNNN, encoded by the coding sequence TTGGCTAACGATCTGTTTGCTTTTAATGGTGAACAGCTAACTCATAAAAATGCTCCTTTAGCTGATCGCTTACGGCCTCAAACACTTGAAGATTTTGTTGGTCAAGATCATATTTTGGCTGAAGGACGTTTGTTGAGACGATCAATTGTTGCAGATCAAGTAGGCAACTTATTGCTTTATGGTCCACCAGGAGTAGGTAAGACTACTTTGGCTAGAATTATCGCATACAACACACTTTCTCACTTCAGTGTGGTAAACGCCGCTTTGGCGGGGATCAAGGATTTGAGGTCTGAGATTGATTCCGCAAGAGATAGGTTAAATAAATTCAGTAAACGTTCGATTTTATTTATTGATGAGGTCCATAGATTTAATACTGCTCAACAAGATGCATTATTACCTTGGGTTGAAAATGGAACTTTGACTTTGATTGGTGCAACTACGGAAAATCCTTACTTTGAAGTGAATAAAGCTTTGGTAAGTAGATCTAGATTATTTCGTTTACATAGTCTGAATTCAAATGCATTGCACAAATTACTTCAAAAAGCATTGAAGAATAAAGAAAGAGGTTATGGGTTGAAAGTTATCAATATGTCTAGTGAAGCTGAAGATCATTTAGTTGATGTATCTAATGGAGATGCTCGTGTTTTGCTCAATGCGCTAGAACTCGCTGTTGAAAGCACTGCTGCAAAAACGGATGGTTCAATAAATATTGACCTCAAAATTGCAGAGGATTCGATTCAAGAACGCGCGATCTTATATGACAAAGAGGGCGATGCTCATTTTGATACTATTAGCGCTTTTATTAAGTCAATACGCGGTTCTGATCCCGATGCTGCTTTGTTTTGGCTTGCACGAATGTTGGAAGCTGGTGAAAATCCTAGATTTATATTTAGGCGTATGCTTATTGCCGCGGGGGAAGATATTGGCCTGGCTGATCCCAATGCAATTGTTATCGTTGAATCATGCGCAGCGGCTTTTGATCGAATAGGTTTACCAGAGGGGATTTTTCCTCTTGCCCAAGCAACTTTATATCTGGCGTCAACGGAGAAAAGTAATAGTTTGATGGGGGTTTTTAAGGCAGTACAGAAAATTAGAGATTCTCAACAACAAAATGTTCCAATTCATCTCAAAGATTCAAATCGCGACAAAGAAGCTTTTGGAGATGGCATTGGCTACCGCTATCCTCATTCATTTTCAAGAAATTGGGTTCCACAACAATATTTACCTGATAGTTTGCTAAACGAGATTTTTTGGGAGCCAACTAAAAATGGATGGGAGGGAGAGAGACGCTCTCTTTTGAACGAAAGAAGATCTGAACAGTTAGCCTCAATAGTTGAGGTTGAGCAACAAAATCCTTTAACTATTTCATCTCGAGGAATTGATCAGGATTTGGAAAAATGGTTATTTCGTCAGGAATTGAAAGAGGAAGAAAGATTGAAAAACTTGATGACTAAATTATGGTCGGACATTAATTGGAAAAAAAATCATAGGGTTTTAGTCTTAACACCTAGCTCTTTGCTCTGGTCTTTAAAGCCTTTAAGAGAGACATTGGAAGGAGGTGTTGTTCTAGCTGCTACAGAAGATAATTATCCTAGGTTGCTGGAGGAATTAGAAGTTTTGGATCCCATGAGCCGACCTATTTTAATTGATTCAAAAGTTGAATCAATTAAAGAATTAGACGTTAATCTTAAATTTGAGGTGATAGGGGGAAGACTCCCTTGGAAAGCTTTTTCAGAAAAAAATTTTTCTAAATTGTGGCCAATTATTACTGAAAAAAGTGTAGTAAATGCAGAATTAAGTTTGATTATAACTAATCCATGTTCTGGCCCTGCATTTTCATTAAAGGAAAGCCTAGAAGTTGATAGCAATAATGAGAATACTGATTTTTCACTATTGAATACTTTAATTACTAAAGAAGAAAAGTGGTTAAATAATCAAGAAAGAAAAAATAAATTTATGCTACAACTTGAAACATTAGGTTGGAATATTATATGTGAAGAATGGACTGAATTTATAACTTTAAAAGTTGATACATTAATTATTAGAAGATGGCTTGATCCAGGAAGTGATTACCGAGCAATCATTCTAAAAAATTGTCAAGAAGACTCATTAATTTACTTGAAAAATTTATTTCACAAACTTGAAGGAAAGATTATTAGACAGAAGCTTTTGCATACAAAAATTTCTGCTAAAAATAATAATTAA
- a CDS encoding 4'-phosphopantetheinyl transferase family protein — MIATQINNKSVLGLWLFLMPSELLPISSDEKKWVNQLTTNRGWIYHFSRGCVRNVMSEISGLDPLEIPLKADPGKPPLLAEGWGHISISHCSDALLIGWSAGKIGVDLERRDRKIKAQKLSRRFFTKSENYELENLNPSETNEQVLRRWVVKEAAIKWQSAKISTNISQWIWTNNSSFVSHKKLGHHLKVYNQSYKKWIFTIALNTDLKINNPILCIH, encoded by the coding sequence ATGATTGCAACTCAAATAAACAATAAAAGCGTACTAGGTCTCTGGCTTTTTTTGATGCCATCAGAACTTTTACCAATAAGCAGCGATGAAAAAAAATGGGTGAACCAGTTAACGACTAACAGAGGATGGATTTATCACTTCTCAAGGGGCTGCGTTAGGAATGTCATGTCAGAAATTTCAGGATTAGATCCTCTTGAAATACCTCTAAAAGCTGATCCAGGAAAGCCTCCTTTATTAGCTGAAGGGTGGGGGCATATCAGCATAAGTCACTGTTCTGATGCTTTATTAATAGGTTGGTCTGCAGGTAAAATTGGAGTAGATCTAGAAAGAAGGGATAGAAAAATTAAAGCCCAAAAACTATCAAGACGGTTTTTCACGAAATCTGAAAACTACGAATTAGAAAACTTAAATCCCAGCGAAACAAATGAACAAGTACTGCGAAGATGGGTAGTAAAAGAAGCAGCGATTAAATGGCAAAGTGCAAAAATATCTACCAATATAAGTCAATGGATTTGGACAAATAACTCATCATTTGTTTCTCATAAAAAACTTGGACATCATCTAAAAGTTTACAACCAAAGCTACAAAAAATGGATTTTTACAATTGCATTAAACACAGATTTAAAAATAAATAATCCAATACTTTGCATTCATTAA
- the bcp gene encoding thioredoxin-dependent thiol peroxidase: MTLCIGDSAPDFTIPNQDGVDTSLSSFKGTRVVIYFYPKDNTPGCTKEACSFRDSWDIFKSNNIQVLGISKDPSKSHVKFIDKYKLPFTLLTDREPCPVATLYESYGLKKFMGREYYGMMRHTFVIDKDGKIELIYLKVKSDKMADQIIIDLKLN; the protein is encoded by the coding sequence ATGACTCTTTGTATAGGTGATTCTGCACCAGACTTCACTATCCCAAATCAAGATGGTGTTGATACAAGTCTCTCATCTTTCAAAGGGACTAGAGTCGTAATCTATTTTTACCCCAAAGATAATACTCCTGGTTGTACTAAGGAAGCTTGTAGCTTTAGAGATTCTTGGGATATTTTCAAATCCAACAATATTCAAGTTTTGGGGATTAGTAAGGATCCATCAAAGTCACATGTCAAATTTATTGATAAATATAAATTACCTTTTACACTTCTCACCGATAGAGAGCCTTGTCCTGTCGCGACTTTATATGAAAGTTATGGGTTGAAGAAATTTATGGGCAGAGAGTATTATGGCATGATGAGACATACATTTGTGATAGATAAAGATGGAAAAATTGAATTAATATACTTAAAAGTAAAATCAGATAAGATGGCTGATCAGATTATAATCGATCTTAAATTGAATTAA
- a CDS encoding type III pantothenate kinase encodes MNSEENYLMIGNTRWHWASKIKEHWKYFHTSPNPVEFDNKDYSQFSWASVGPIPENIKLCSSKKINLNVVPLINLPSNLGIDRALASWSAFNKQSSSNSKDQDLIVMDAGTILSVTKITKKGEFVGGQLIPGLRLQLASMGNGALNLETPIIKKIPKNTFQYDTKNSMIRGAINSLLGIVLQVYEESKSPIWLCGGDAPLILNEIKNKNIQINYSPNLVLDGMIDLRQKFNSI; translated from the coding sequence GTGAACTCAGAAGAAAATTACTTAATGATTGGAAATACAAGGTGGCATTGGGCAAGCAAGATTAAAGAACATTGGAAATATTTTCATACCTCACCCAATCCAGTCGAATTTGACAATAAAGATTATTCTCAATTCTCTTGGGCATCAGTTGGCCCAATCCCAGAAAATATCAAATTATGTTCTTCAAAAAAAATAAATTTAAATGTTGTTCCACTAATTAATCTTCCATCTAATTTAGGCATTGATAGAGCTCTTGCTTCATGGAGTGCTTTTAATAAGCAATCATCTTCAAACTCCAAAGACCAAGACTTAATTGTTATGGATGCAGGTACAATCTTAAGCGTCACAAAAATAACAAAAAAAGGTGAATTTGTTGGAGGACAACTAATTCCTGGATTAAGGCTTCAATTAGCATCGATGGGAAATGGTGCCTTGAATTTAGAGACTCCAATAATCAAAAAAATTCCAAAAAATACATTTCAATATGATACTAAAAATTCGATGATTAGAGGAGCAATAAATTCTTTGTTAGGAATAGTCTTACAAGTTTATGAAGAAAGTAAATCTCCAATTTGGCTTTGTGGAGGTGATGCGCCATTGATCTTAAATGAAATTAAAAATAAAAATATTCAAATAAATTACTCTCCAAATCTTGTACTTGATGGAATGATAGATTTACGCCAAAAATTTAATTCAATTTAA